A window of Chryseobacterium sp. IHB B 17019 genomic DNA:
CGCGCCGAATACGAGGCAAAAGGTGATGTTTTTTCGTATGACAACAAAACGAGAAACCGTTTGAAAAACAGCCTTGCCCTTTCTGAAGAAGAAGTTCAGAAATTGCTGGATGAAAAAACACCGTACGTGGTAAGATTCAAAATGCCGGTTGACAGAACGCTGAACCTTGAAGACATCATCCGTGGAAAGTCCTCTGTAAACACCAATACTTTGGACGATAAAGTGTTGGTGAAAAACGATGGAATGCCTACTTATCACTTCGCCAACATCATCGACGACCACGAAATGGAAATTTCTCACGTCATCCGTGGTGAAGAATGGTTGCCATCTTTAGGTCTGCACATTTTATTATATGAAGCGATGGGCTGGGAAGCGCCTCAGTTTGCGCACCTTTCTTTGATTTTAAAACCGGAAGGAAAAGGAAAATTAAGCAAAAGAGACGGTGATAAATTCGGATTCCCTGTCTTTCCTTTAAACTTTACTGATCCGGCAACAGGAAATATTTCCCAAGGATACAGAGAAAGCGGTTATCTTCCTGAAGCTTTCATCAATATGGTGGCACTTTTAGGCTGGTCTCCTGCCGATGATAAAGAGATTTTATCGTTGGAAGAAATGACGAAAGAATTTGATTTAAATAAAGTTCACAAGGCCGGAGCAAGATTCAGCAAAGAAAAAGCAGAATGGTTCAACCATCAGTATATTCAATTGAAATCTGACGAAGAATTGCTTCAAATTTTAAAAAAATCAGATTTAAATTTAAATATGGAAGATGAGAAATTGTTAAAAATTATTCATCTGATGAAAGAAAGAGCCACTTTCCCGAAAGATATCTACGAAAATGGAAAGTTTTTCTTCGAAGCACCAACTTCTTATGACGAAAAAGCTTCAAAAAAAGCCTGGAACGAAGAAACTTCTGCTATTTTGGGAGAATTAGCTGCAAATTTACAATCTGCTGATTTTAATGCTGAAAATTTAAAGCAAATTGTTCATGATTTCGCCGAAAACAAGGGCTTGGGAATGGGTAAAGTGATGATGCCGCTGCGTCTGGCCTTGGTTGGAGAACTGAAAGGTCCGGATGTTCCTGATATTCTGGAACTGCTTGGAAAAGAGGAAAGTATCTCCAGAATAAACAATGCGATCAATAATTTTAAATAGTTTTTCATAATTTTTCATAAATTTGAAAGATTTAATTTACTTCAAGAAATGGAATATTTAAGTTTCGAACTTCCTATAAAAGACCTGATGGATCAACTTCAGACTTGTTCTTTAGTAGGAGAAGAAAGTGGTGTTGATGTAAAATTAGCATGTAGCCAGATAGAGGACAAGATTATAGAAAAGAAAAAAGAAATCTATTCTAATCTTACCCCTTGGCAAAGAGTACAACTATCCCGTCATCCGGATCGTCCTTATACATTAGATTATATCAAAGGAATGGTAGACAAAGGAAGCTTTTTGGAGCTTCACGGAGACAGAAATTTCGCGGATGATCCTGCACTGATCGGTGGTTTAGCGACATTGGACGGTCAGAAAATAATGATCATAGGAACCCAAAAAGGGAGAACAACGAAAGAAAGACAGTACAGAAGATTCGGGATGCCGAATCCTGAAGGATACAGGAAAGCTTTAAGACTAATGAAGCTTGCTGAGAAATTCAACATTCCTGTGGTAACTTTGGTGGATACACCCGGAGCTTATCCAGGACTGGAAGCCGAAGAGAGAGGACAGGGTGAAGCTATCGCGAGAAACATTTTCGAAATGGTACAGCTTAAAACTCCAATCTTCACATATATCATCGGTGAAGGAGCAAGTGGCGGAGCATTGGGAATTGGTGTCGGAAACAAGGTATACATGTTAGAAAACACTTGGTACACGGTGATTGCGCCAGAAAGCTGCTCATCAATCCTTTGGAGAAACTGGGATCACAAAGAAGATGCTGCCAATGCATTGAATCTTACTCCAAAAGATGCTTTAAGAGAAAAATTCATTGACGGAATCATTGAAGAACCGCTTGGAGGAGCTCATTACGACCCTGAAACGACTTATTTAAATTTGAAAGCTTCAATCTTACAGAATATTAAAGCTTTTTCAAAATTCACAGGACAGGAACTTGAGACCCAGAGACAAGATAAATTTATTGCGATGGGGCAATTTAAAGGATAAAAACAAAAACGGTTAAGAAATTTCTTAACCGTTTTTTATTTAGCATTCTATAATTATTTAATCTTCTCTCAGATTCAACTCAATCTCAATATCTTTATTGATCTTCTTAATGGATGAATATTTGGCATCGCAAACCATGGTTGTCAACACATAATCCCCTTTATCTACCAGCAAAAAGTTTTGTCCG
This region includes:
- the gltX gene encoding glutamate--tRNA ligase — translated: MEKVRVRFAPSPTGPLHLGGVRTALYDYLFAKNQGGEFVLRIEDTDTARYVEGAEEYIEEALEWCGIIADESPKKGGKFAPYRQSERRDIYDRYTEQILKTDYAYIAFDTAEELDAIRAEYEAKGDVFSYDNKTRNRLKNSLALSEEEVQKLLDEKTPYVVRFKMPVDRTLNLEDIIRGKSSVNTNTLDDKVLVKNDGMPTYHFANIIDDHEMEISHVIRGEEWLPSLGLHILLYEAMGWEAPQFAHLSLILKPEGKGKLSKRDGDKFGFPVFPLNFTDPATGNISQGYRESGYLPEAFINMVALLGWSPADDKEILSLEEMTKEFDLNKVHKAGARFSKEKAEWFNHQYIQLKSDEELLQILKKSDLNLNMEDEKLLKIIHLMKERATFPKDIYENGKFFFEAPTSYDEKASKKAWNEETSAILGELAANLQSADFNAENLKQIVHDFAENKGLGMGKVMMPLRLALVGELKGPDVPDILELLGKEESISRINNAINNFK
- a CDS encoding acetyl-CoA carboxylase carboxyltransferase subunit alpha, with translation MEYLSFELPIKDLMDQLQTCSLVGEESGVDVKLACSQIEDKIIEKKKEIYSNLTPWQRVQLSRHPDRPYTLDYIKGMVDKGSFLELHGDRNFADDPALIGGLATLDGQKIMIIGTQKGRTTKERQYRRFGMPNPEGYRKALRLMKLAEKFNIPVVTLVDTPGAYPGLEAEERGQGEAIARNIFEMVQLKTPIFTYIIGEGASGGALGIGVGNKVYMLENTWYTVIAPESCSSILWRNWDHKEDAANALNLTPKDALREKFIDGIIEEPLGGAHYDPETTYLNLKASILQNIKAFSKFTGQELETQRQDKFIAMGQFKG